The sequence TGCGACTCGGCATCGCGTGCCAGGAACTGTATCGAACCATCGCCATGCGAACCTACACCTTTACCACCCCAAACCAAAGGCTGGATGTTGGGATCGTTCAACGTGGCGTGCAACTTGGGCGAGTGCAGGGCTTCGGACATAGGCGCAATCTTCTCGTCGAACATCGCCTCGGCCTCGGTCATCAGTTTTCCTAAGCTCTCGGCATCGCCGGCAGCCATGTATTTGATGGCACGATCGACGATATCCAGGTTAAGCTGTCCCAGAGCTTCGTGCTCGGCACGTTCGGCATCGCTATTGGGGAAGGGGTAGGCCTTGTTCAGATCCGACAGAATCTTGATGGTATCCTTCTCGGCGCACAAATCAGCGAACACCCAGTGAAGGGGTTTCTTGACGTTCAGCGAGCGTACCTCGATCTCGTCGCCATCAAAGGTCATCAGGTTAGGCTTTACACCAAATGCGCAGGCCTGGTCTAAGCGGCCGCAACGGCTACTGGTGCGCAACTCGCCTAAGTAGGCAATGTTCATCTCGCCTAACGTGTTGAGATTCAGATTATATAACTGATTAAAAGCGCGTGCCACCAGCACACAGATGGCGGCCGACGACGACAAGCCACTCTTCATGGGCAGCGTCATATCGGTGATGCGAATGCGCACACCGCCTACCTTATACCACTCGAGCATGTACGATGCCACACCCGCACAGTAGCAGAAGAATGATCCACTTTTTGCAATACGCTTTAGTTCAGTCTCGTCCATGCGACAGCTGAAATCCTGCCACACATTTTTAATCTCATCGGCTGTGCTGTAAAGCTCAAAAATGCTCGACTTCTCTACTTCGGCGTAGATTCCCTGTTCGATACCCGTCACGATAGCTGCTCCAGGTTTAATGTCGGCATTCATTGTTCGGTAGTGTCCCGCCCAGTCGGTATGTTCACCAAACAGACACAGGCGTCCTGGTACGAATAGTTTCATATTTTTTCCTTTTTTAGGTTACTTAGATACTGCAAAAGTAGTAAAAAAATGTCACAATGTTAAGTTTTTGACTATTTTTTTTGGTGTTTTGGATAAAAATATCTATTTTTGCCGCAGATTATTAACAATTTAAATGATTATTGCCTATCGAAACAAACTCTACTCAATTTTAAATTTTTGAGCTTATGAGTACATTTACAAGTATGACTGACCAGGAATTGGTTCAGGCTTACCTAGATGGTAATAACCATGCATTCGACGAGTTACTCTCACGCACCCAGGACAATATCTTCAGCTACATTATACGTGTAGTGAAGGATGAGGAGTTGGCTAACGAATTGTTTCAGGAAACGTTCCTGAAGATTATCAGCAAGATACAGAACCACCAGTATACCGAGACAGGTAAACTGCAGTGGTGGATGATTCGCGTGGCACATAACACGGTGATTGACTACTATCGCGACCTGAAGAAGAATTTTGTGGTAGATGCGCCTAAGGAGAACGATCTGAGTGCCGTGAAGGGCGAAGAGGTGATAGATGTGAATCGCGAAACCGAGCTTACCAACCAGCGCACGCTGAAGCAGTTGGTGCTGCTGATGAATGCCCTGCCTGCACCACAGCGCGAGGTGGTGTATATGCGATACTTCCAGGATATGTCGTTCAAGGAGATAGCCGAGGAGTTGGGATGCAGCATCAATACATCGTTAGGACGTATGCGTTACGCCCTGATCAACATGCGCAAATACTCGCGCGAATACAATCTTAATCTCAGCTTAGAGTGAACGGAGCGACTTGATGATGCCCTCGGGATCGGCTGCGCCAAATACGTAGCTGCCACTTACCAGCACATCAACACCAGCTTCGACCAAGCGTGGGGCTGTCTGGCCCTGTACACCACCATCAACCTCGATGAGTGCGTGGCTGCCTTTCTCGGTGATCAGCTGGCGCAGGCGCTTTACTTTATCGATGGTGTTCTCGATAAACTTCTGTCCGCCAAAGCCTGGGTTCACGCTCATCAGCAGTACCATATCCACATCGTTAATAATATCCTCTAACACGCTAATGGGCGTGGCGGGGTTCAGTGTTACACCGGCTTTCATACCAGCCTGGTGAATCTCCTGAATGGTGCGATGCAGGTGTACACAAGCCTCGTAGTGTACATTCATCATCATGGCACCCAACTTGGCTGTCTGTGCAATGTAACGCTCAGGGTGCTCTATCATATAATGTACATCGAGTGGCTTTTTGCAAGCTTTTGCTACTGCCTCGAGTACGGGGAAACCAAACGAGATGTTGGGTACGAACGATCCGTCCATCACATCCAGATGAAGCCAATCGGCCTCACTGCGATTAATCATGTCGATGTCGCGGTCGAGATGCAGAAAATCTGCGGCAAGTAATGATGGTGATACTAATGCCATAATTTTTTAAGTTAGTTCTGGTTCGACGTTTTGTTGCAGTTACTACGATAGGTGTATGCAACAAGACGAATGAGGTCGAGCGTTTGCTTGCGCGGCTTGTACGTCTTCTCGCTGAACATGTTGTCGTCTGGAGTAAAAATCTTCATAGGCAATCTGTTTTTATTGTTCTACCTATTATAGTAACGCAAATATACCTTATTTTATTATATAATTATCGAAATTTTTAATGCCATTCAGGAAATCTTTGCCATTCATGCGCTTTTTTCCAGCCAACTGCAGCTCCTCGATCATCAGCAACTCGTCGGCTGCCTTGATGCAGGGCTTGCGGTCGATAATGGCGGTGTGACCGAGCTCGCCGGTGGTATTTCCGGTTTTGTTGGTCTTGAAAATCTTCAGCACCGTTTCCTTACCATCGGGCGATACCAGTGTGGTCCAGGCGCCGGGGTAGGGCGAAAGACCGCGGATAAAGTCGTAAACCTGCTTGGCTGGCTGGTTCCAGTTAATCTGGCAGGTCTCCTTGAATATCTTCGGTGCTGCGTGCAGCTCGCTACCTACGGGAATCATCTGCTCCTGAGGAATGCTCTCGGGGTGTCCGTCGGCAGCGATAATTTTTTCGAGTGTCTCCAGACAGATCTCGGCACCCAGGTTCATCAGTCCGTCGTACACATACTCTACGTCGGCTGTGTCGGGGATAGCGAAGGGCTTCTGCATGATGATGCGACCGGTGTCGATATCGTGGTCGAGGAAGAAGGTGGTTACGCCTGTTTGTGTTTCGCCGTGAATCACCGCCCAGTTGATGGGGGCTGCACCGCGATACTGTGGTAGCAAAGCGGCATGTACGTTAAAGGTGCCGTAGGCGGGCATATCCCAAACCACCTCGGGCAGCATGCGGAATGCTACTACCACCTGCAGGTTGGCCTGATACGAGCGCAACTGCTCTACAAACTCGGGATCCTTCATCTTTACGGGTTGCAGTACGGGCAAGTTGTGATCAAGAGCATACTTCTTAACTTCCGATGGCTGCATCTCAGTCTGATGGCGACCAACGGGTTTGTCGGGCTGTGTTACTACAGCCACTACATTATAATCGTTCTCAACCAGAGCCTGCAGTGTTGGCACCGCAAACTCGGGTGTTCCCATAAATACAATCCTTAAATCCTTCTTTTCCATCATTCTATATATTTTTTGGCACGAATTTCGCGAATTTTCGCGAATTATTATCGTTTCGCACCAATATTATTATTTCGTGTTAATTCGTGTAATTCGTGCCTAATCTTAATCTTCACTCATATCTGCAACCATTTTGCGATACATGGTGTAGATGCGCTGGCGCGAGATGTAACCCTTCAGACGGTTCTCGGCATCGAGCACGGGGAGCCAGTTGGCACCGGTGCGGTCGAAGGTGCGCATCACCTGTCGCATCTGCATGCCATCCGTGAGCAGTGCTTTGGGATCGGTCATCAGCTGCGACGCCTTGAAGTGGTGATAGAGTTCTATTCTGAATACTACGTTTCTGATTTTCATAATGTCGATCTCGCCCAGCAATTTGCCGCCTGCATCGAGCACGGGCAGTACTGTGGAGTGGCTGCGACTGATTTTGTGTACAATCTCGTTCAGCTCCATATCGGGTTCGACACCCAGATAGTCGCGCTCAATCACCGAGTCGAGATTCATCAGCGTCAGCACAGCGTGGTCGGTATGGTGGGTGAGCAGTTTTCCCTGCTTGGCCAGGCGCGAGCCATAGATGCTGTGAGGCTCGAAAATGCTGATGGTCATATAGGCCACCACGCTCACAATCATCAGCGGCATAAACATCGAGTAGCCGCCAGTCAGCTCGGCTATCAGGAAGATACCCGTAAGCGGCGCGTGCATCACACCCGACATCACACCTGCCATACCCAGCAACGCAAAGTTCTTCTCGGGCACATACACACCGATGGAGTTGATGTTCCAAAGTCGCGAAAAGAGGAAGCCGGTAAAACAGCCGATAAACAGCGATGGTGCGAATGTTCCACCGCAGCCGCCTCCGCCATTGGTGGCCGATGTGGCTACTACCTTGGTAAACAGTACCAGGGCGATATATACCAGCAACAGCGACCCTTGACCCGAGAACATCGAGTTGTTGAGTATGCGGTTCCAGTCGTCGGCATTCTGTCCGTTCAACAGCAGGTTAATGCTGCTGTAGCCCTCGCCATACAGCGCGGGGAACAGGAAGATAAGCAAACTAAGCGTGGTACCACCGATGGCCAGTTTTACGTATGGCTTATCCTTGAATTTCGAGAACACATCCTCGCAGGCGCCCATCATGCGGATAAAGTAAAGCGAAACCAGTCCGCAGGCAATGCCTAAGCCTATGCAGGCCGGTATGCGCTCCACGCTCCACTCGCTATCCAGATGGAAGGTAAAGAGCGATGAGTCGCCACTAAAGATATAGGTAAACACGGTGGCTGTTACGCACGATACCAGAATAGGTAGCAGGGCCGACATGGTCATATCAATCATCAGCACCTCGAGCGTAAACACCAGTCCGGCTATCGGGGCCTTAAAGATACCGGCGATAGCACCTGCAGCACCACAGCCCACCAGCGTCATCAGCATTTTTCGATCCAGATGGAACAGCTGACCCAGGTTTGAACCGATGGCCGAACCTGTAAGCACGATAGGTGCCTCGGCTCCTACCGATCCACCAAAGCCGATGGTAATGGCTGAGGCTATCACACTCGACCAGCAGTTGTGCGATTTCAGTCGCGAACGGTTGGATGAGATGGCATAGAGAATGCGCGTGATACCGTGCGAGATGTTATCCTTTACGATATAGCGTACAAACAGCGACGTGAGATAGATACCCACAACGGGGTAAACCAGGTAGAGCCAGTTGGCGCGACTCTGGTTGAACGAGCTGGTGAGCAGCGTTACAATCTGGTTGATAATCCAGTGCAGCACAAAGGCAGCCACGGCGGCGAAAAAGCCCACAAGCAGGGCAAGGATAATCATAAACATCCTCTCGCTCACGTGCTCCACGCGCCAGTCGTGCAACCGCTTCAGCCACTCCGGTCTTCTATCTACAACTGTTGTCTCCATCTTTTTGTTTTTTGGCACGGATTAACACGGCTCTCTTTTAGAGAAACGCTGCTTTTTGCGCAGCCAGCCGTGTCTTTTTATAAAAAATCCGTGTAATCCGTGCCTAATTATTATTTTCGTATTACTGTAACTTCGCCGTTTTCTTTCAGTTTGATAATGCTCGAGGGGGTGTGGGGCTTGTGCTCCTGGCGACGGCTCCAGCACACGTAGTCCACGGCTTCGAGTATGCGTGGGTCGATGTCGCAGTAGTTCTGTGCGGCAGGCTCGCCACTGATGTTGGCCGATGTTGATACGATGGCCTTCTGGAAACGGAAGCAGAGCTCCTTCGAGAAAGGCTCGTTGGTGATACGGATACCTAAGCTGCCATCCTCGGCAATCAGGTTGGGTGCCAGGTT is a genomic window of Xylanibacter ruminicola 23 containing:
- a CDS encoding sugar phosphate nucleotidyltransferase: MKLFVPGRLCLFGEHTDWAGHYRTMNADIKPGAAIVTGIEQGIYAEVEKSSIFELYSTADEIKNVWQDFSCRMDETELKRIAKSGSFFCYCAGVASYMLEWYKVGGVRIRITDMTLPMKSGLSSSAAICVLVARAFNQLYNLNLNTLGEMNIAYLGELRTSSRCGRLDQACAFGVKPNLMTFDGDEIEVRSLNVKKPLHWVFADLCAEKDTIKILSDLNKAYPFPNSDAERAEHEALGQLNLDIVDRAIKYMAAGDAESLGKLMTEAEAMFDEKIAPMSEALHSPKLHATLNDPNIQPLVWGGKGVGSHGDGSIQFLARDAESQQKVADYLNAHGMKAYTLTLKPVHTVRRAIVPVAGFGTRLYPATRVIKKDFFPIPCPDGMVRPVILILLEELIQSGIEEICLVLGSEEERQQYADFFEHPLPDEHLRKLNPEAQEYENHILDIGKKLHYVYQREKRGFGHAVYQAAQFAGNEPVLLLLGDTLYRSDSNKPCALQMIEDYERYNRLMVSIHPIPLAEVSRYGILHGVWEDNDHTILNVNAMCEKPKASYAEEFLGVRNKKGDKEYYSVFGQYILTPEVFSQLHEDIMQKEIEGDHVTEIELTAALEAVRKRSGMVGVRLRGRMYDMGNPLSLAKATLEYPQQ
- a CDS encoding RNA polymerase sigma factor, with protein sequence MSTFTSMTDQELVQAYLDGNNHAFDELLSRTQDNIFSYIIRVVKDEELANELFQETFLKIISKIQNHQYTETGKLQWWMIRVAHNTVIDYYRDLKKNFVVDAPKENDLSAVKGEEVIDVNRETELTNQRTLKQLVLLMNALPAPQREVVYMRYFQDMSFKEIAEELGCSINTSLGRMRYALINMRKYSREYNLNLSLE
- the rpe gene encoding ribulose-phosphate 3-epimerase, which translates into the protein MMALVSPSLLAADFLHLDRDIDMINRSEADWLHLDVMDGSFVPNISFGFPVLEAVAKACKKPLDVHYMIEHPERYIAQTAKLGAMMMNVHYEACVHLHRTIQEIHQAGMKAGVTLNPATPISVLEDIINDVDMVLLMSVNPGFGGQKFIENTIDKVKRLRQLITEKGSHALIEVDGGVQGQTAPRLVEAGVDVLVSGSYVFGAADPEGIIKSLRSL
- the fmt gene encoding methionyl-tRNA formyltransferase; amino-acid sequence: MEKKDLRIVFMGTPEFAVPTLQALVENDYNVVAVVTQPDKPVGRHQTEMQPSEVKKYALDHNLPVLQPVKMKDPEFVEQLRSYQANLQVVVAFRMLPEVVWDMPAYGTFNVHAALLPQYRGAAPINWAVIHGETQTGVTTFFLDHDIDTGRIIMQKPFAIPDTADVEYVYDGLMNLGAEICLETLEKIIAADGHPESIPQEQMIPVGSELHAAPKIFKETCQINWNQPAKQVYDFIRGLSPYPGAWTTLVSPDGKETVLKIFKTNKTGNTTGELGHTAIIDRKPCIKAADELLMIEELQLAGKKRMNGKDFLNGIKNFDNYIIK
- a CDS encoding chloride channel protein, producing METTVVDRRPEWLKRLHDWRVEHVSERMFMIILALLVGFFAAVAAFVLHWIINQIVTLLTSSFNQSRANWLYLVYPVVGIYLTSLFVRYIVKDNISHGITRILYAISSNRSRLKSHNCWSSVIASAITIGFGGSVGAEAPIVLTGSAIGSNLGQLFHLDRKMLMTLVGCGAAGAIAGIFKAPIAGLVFTLEVLMIDMTMSALLPILVSCVTATVFTYIFSGDSSLFTFHLDSEWSVERIPACIGLGIACGLVSLYFIRMMGACEDVFSKFKDKPYVKLAIGGTTLSLLIFLFPALYGEGYSSINLLLNGQNADDWNRILNNSMFSGQGSLLLVYIALVLFTKVVATSATNGGGGCGGTFAPSLFIGCFTGFLFSRLWNINSIGVYVPEKNFALLGMAGVMSGVMHAPLTGIFLIAELTGGYSMFMPLMIVSVVAYMTISIFEPHSIYGSRLAKQGKLLTHHTDHAVLTLMNLDSVIERDYLGVEPDMELNEIVHKISRSHSTVLPVLDAGGKLLGEIDIMKIRNVVFRIELYHHFKASQLMTDPKALLTDGMQMRQVMRTFDRTGANWLPVLDAENRLKGYISRQRIYTMYRKMVADMSED